TCTGCATTGGATAAAGAGGCATATGATAGAGCGACAAGTGTATATCTTGTTGACCGTGTAATTCCAATGATTCCACATCGATTAAGTAATGGTATTTGTTCATTGAATCCTAATGTTGATCGTTTAACTCTAAGCTGTCGCATGGAAATCGATGCTAGTGGTCGCGTTGTTAAACATGAAATTTTTGATAGTGTTATACATTCTGATTATCGAATGACGTATGATGCGGTAAATCAGATTATTACTGAAAAGGATCCTAACATTCGCGAACAATATAATGAAATTACGCCTATGCTAGATTTAGCACAAGATTTATCTAATCGTTTGATTCAAATGAGAAAACGACGTGGTGAAATCGATTTTGATATTAGTGAAGCAAAAGTATTAGTTAACGAAGACGGTATACCAACAGATGTTCAATTAAGACAACGTGGCGAGGGTGAACGTCTAATTGAATCATTTATGTTAATTGCAAATGAAACAGTTGCTGAACATTTTAGTAAGTTAGATGTACCTTTTATTTACCGAGTGCATGAGCAACCTAAATCAGATCGCTTAAGACAATTCTTTGATTTTATTACAAACTTTGGCATCATGATTAAGGGTACTGGCGAAGATATTCATCCAACAACACTTCAAAAGGTTCAAGAAGAAGTAGAAGGTCGACCTGAACAAATGGTCATTTCAACAATGATGTTGCGTTCAATGCAACAAGCGCATTATGATGATGTGAACTTGGGACATTTTGGCTTATCAGCTGAATATTATACGCATTTTACATCACCAATTAGACGTTATCCTGATTTAACAGTTCATCGTTTAATCCGTAAGTATTTAATTGAGAAATCAATGGATAACAAAGAAGTGAAGCGTTGGGAAGACAAATTGCCTGAGTTAGCTGAACATACTTCTAAACGTGAACGTCGTGCTATTGAGGCAGAACGTGATACTGATGAATTGAAAAAAGCAGAATATATGATTCAACATATTGGTGATGAATTTGAAGGTATTGTCAGCTCAGTAGCTAACTTCGGTATGTTCATTGAATTGCCAAATACGATAGAAGGTATGGTTCATATTGCGAATATGACTGATGATTATTACCGTTTTGAAGAGCGTCAAATGGCATTAATTGGTGAGCGTCAAGCTAAAGTATTTAGAATTGGTGACACAGTTAAGGTTAAAGTGACGCATGTTGATGTAGATGAACGATTAATTGATTTTCAAATTGTAGGTATGCCTTTACCGAAAAATGATCGATCACAGCGCCCAGCGCGAGGTAAGACAATTCAAGCCAAAACGCGTGGTAAATCATTAGATAAATCAAAATCTGATGATAAGGGTCGTAAGAAAAAAGGTAAGCAACGTAAAGGTAAAAACCAACGTAATAATGATAAATCAGGTAATAGTAAGCATAAGCCATTTTATAAAGATAAAAGTGTGAAAAAGAAAGCACGTCGTAAGAAAAAATAAGCAGCAATGAGGTGAGTATGAATGGCTAAGAAGAAATCACCAGGTACATTAGCGGAAAATCGTAAGGCAAGACATGATTATAATATTGAAGATACGATTGAAGCGGGAATTGTATTGCAAGGCACAGAAATAAAATCAATTCGCCGAGGTAGTGCTAACCTTAAAGATAGTTATGCGCAAGTTAAAAACGGTGAAATGTATTTGAATAATATGCATATAGCACCATACGAAGAAGGGAATCGTTTTAATCACGATCCTCTTCGTTCTCGAAAATTATTATTGCACAAGCGTGAAATCATTAAATTGGGTGATCAAACACGTGAGATTGGTTATTCGATTGTGCCGTTAAAGCTTTATTTGAAGCATGGACATTGTAAAGTATTACTTGGTGTTGCACGAGGTAAGAAAAAATATGATAAACGTCAAGCTTTGAAAGAAAAAGCAGTCAAACGAGATGTTGCGCGCGATATGAAAGCCCGTTATTAAGCGATTTAGTTGCTTAATCGGGCTATATTTGATATAGTTATATGTGCTTTTGTAAATTACAAAAGTATGATTTGTTTGATTTATTATTTCGGGGACGTTCATGGATTCGACAGGGGTCCCCCGAGCTCATTAAGCGTGTCGGAGGGTTGTCTTCGTCATCAACACACACAGTTTATAATAACTGGCAAATCAAACAATAATTTCGCAGTAGCTGCCTAATCGCACTCTGCATCGCCTAACAGCATTTCCTATGTGCTGTTAACGCGATTCAACCTTAATAGGATATGCTAAACACTGCCGTTTGAAGTCTGTTTAGAAGAAACTTAATCAAACTAGCATCATGTTGGTTGTTTATCACTTTTCATGATGCGAAACCTATCGATAAACTACACACGTAGAAAGATGTGTATCAGGACCTTTGGACGCGGGTTCAAATCCCGCCGTCTCCATATTTGTAGCCTACAGCCTTTGTGGTTGTGGGCTTTTTTATTTTGTGTTTTTCAGGGGATAATGCATTGCAGAATTTGTTGTGAGTATTGATATAGCAGTGTTTGTATAGGTGTTTATTTGATGGAGGAAAGAGTAATAAGTGATTATGAATTAGTTTTTGAGATATAAGGGGACAGTGATGTGTGTCAAATAAGTGTCAAAAAAGTTGGATTCTGAGTTTTACATTCAACATTGTTCATGAAGAAACTTCTTTATACGCAAAAAATTCTCCATGTTATATATGTCAATATAAAAATGTGAATCGTCTACACTTAATTGGATAAATGGCTACTGAAAAAGAACTTTTCATTTTTGTTACGTCACTAAGTGGGTGTAGTTATAAAGAGATGAGCCGAGTTTTGATATTTTCATTAGAATCAATATGCCTATTAACACAATCAGCAATAGTTGACGAGACGGAAATAAAAGAAGTCGTAGTTAAGAAATGCATTTCACAACATACCATTGTAGCCATTTTTATTGTTTTGGATGATAAACTCTTTTTGGAATTTTTAGTTTTTATAATTTGCAACTACACTACTTCTTTTACTAATATTAATGTCTAAGTAATCGATAAAAAATTTTCCATTGAATAAATGAGAAGTTAAAAACTTTACTTAACCTTTCTCATTGCATTTTCCTATTCACGATTTTAAGAACCCAACATACTACAAACGAATTTTAAAAGGCGAGAGTAAAGCTTACTTGTTTATTATACATATTTAAAATCCAAGAGTCAGAACAGACTACTCCTCTTTATAACTATAAAAAATAGCTATGAAAAAATCTATCGTCATAGATTCCTTCATAGCTAATCTTAGTATGTTTATTTTTATTTTAGGATGCTATTTATCAACTCAACATATAACTCACTATTTTTATAACCTTCTAATATATCATTAACTTGTCTAATAGGTATTTCTGGTACTTCTCTAATGTTTTCCAATTTTGTTTTAAATTGTTTTTTTGTTATTTGCTCTTTATTTGTAGCCAATTGGAACAAGTAAGAATCTAGCATATTAATTTCTTTATATGAATACATATATCTTAATAACACTAAATCTCTAGTTTTTAAGTTAGGCGCTAGTTCTTCTTGTAATTGTTCTATTGATTGTTTCATTAATAACAATCTCATTTCTAATTCTTCATTATTCATTTTATCACACTCTTTTTATATTAATGCTTGACCAACTTGGGAAACCCAAAACCCTATGCTTCTTGCAGTAGAATCTTTAATACCAGTTCCCATCAATGCTTGTGAAACTTGACCTTGTACATTTCCCCATGTAGCCTCTTCTTGTTTTAATGCATTATTCAATGCGGGATTTACAAATTTATCCCATCTTTTTTTTATGATTTTCCGGCACGGGGACTGATTTCTTTAACACCATTAAACACAGATTTTTTATTTTTAATCATAGCTTTATAGTATCATGTTGGCTAAGCTATAAATAAGTCAGTTTCTCTAAAAATTAAATAACTGAATGTAAGACAATCAACAAACCAAATTTATACTTCATCTAAACCACTGTGGTCGTCATCTTTTTGCTTTTCTTTTTCTTTCTCTCGTTCTTGTTCTTTTTTGTACTCTTCTTCAAATTCTTTTTCTTTCTTTTCTACTTCTTCTCTTGTTTCCGCTCTATGAGAAAAATCTTCGGTTTTAAGTTTACTAAATTTGAATGATTTAGAATCAACTGTTTTATCTTCTGAGTATTTATGGACATTTAAATTAATATTTCCATCACCTCTTAACTCATAGATAAACATGGCTTGTGCAGTTTTGCCTTTTTTAATTTGATCTTGGTTATGTTCTGTCCAATCTTTATATTTTTTATCACTTAAAAGATAACCATCTCTTAATTTATTTACTGTATTTTTATCATCTTGAGTGATATTAATATAGTCATGAGAAATAGAAGATGGATTTAAATCTTTATCGTCTTTTTTAGCAGTAATTTCCATTTTAAAAGCGATATATTTCTTTTTCTCATCTTTTTCATTGATGATAAACGGTTCTTTTATTTTAGCTTCAAATTTGTCACTAACAATAGTATCGCCTTTAATTTTTATATCCATATTTTTTTTGCTTTTAAATTCTTTAAGTTCTTCATTTAATTCTTCATTGTCATTTTCTTTCTTTTTGTGACTAGTGCTCTCTTTTTTTGCACTATCTTGATGATGTCCACAAGCACCTAAGATAAGTGTACTTGCTAATAATATCCCCATTACTTTTTTCATTTAACATGTCTCCTTTATTTCGCAAAAATTTATTTTAAAAACTCTAAATGACTTATCATTTTGAGTAATTAAACAAAGTTGATATTTTGTGAGATTCTAAGATGATATTAAATAATTCTTGTAATAATGATCCTATGTATTGTTGCAATAAATTAATGAAACTATAATTACTAATATTATATTACTTTTATTGATAGAAATATATTACTTTTTTAAAAAAACTTGTAATATATCGAAAGATTTAAATGTAAAATTTTGATTTGTTAAGAAATTACGTTTGTAAAAATAAAAAAATCAACTTATTTGTATGAGATAAATATGTATTGAAGAAGACGTGTTATTAATTTGGAAAATACTGGTCAAAGATGGGAGCTCTTAAAAGCGTTATTGTATTTTTTAGTCAATACAAATAGATTGCCGTAATAATAATCGTACTTGATGGTTAAAAAATTACTTAAGGCTATAAAGCAAAACTTTTTATATGAGCAGTCGAATATAACGTTTAAAATGATTGTTTTTGGATATAAACGATTAAGTAAAATGCTTTTTCAGTTTGAAATTAATCATATAAATTTCTTATGGGAGGGTTGATATCTTAATGATTAACATTATTTCAGCTATAGGATCTATTGGAACATTTATTATGGCTTTATTTTATTTTGTATCAGTTTCAGTTCAACTTTATCAAATGAAAATTAGCTTTCTGCCAGCTTTAGGTTTTAACCAAATTTTATTAGAAAGGGAGGAGGATCAACTTAATATAATGAATTCGGCAACAGAAGAGCATCATCATAAAGATTATATTAAACTATATAATTTAGGTGGCGGTGCTGCTAAAAAAATTGCAATAGAGGTTTTATTGGGGAAGGATAAAGTCATTCAGAAAAAATACGTGCATATTTTACCTAGTAAAGAAGGGTACATGTTACCAATTAATAAAAATGTGTACGAAGAATTAGAAAGAACGATTGAGAACAATGGTCATGAAGCTGATTTGAATGTACGTATGACTTATTATCATAATGTAAGTCGCAAACAACAGGAAGTTATATTAAAAGGTCAAATCGACCGTTTTAATACTTATAATAATAAAGAAATTTATGATTTGCAGTTTATCTAAAAATTGATTTAAGAGGGTAGTTGTTTATTGCGAAAAATATCATTCAATTTTAATGAAATAATGGCGTCATTACTATAAAATATTACTTTATGTTGTAATGCATTTTTCTATAAGATAGAACTAAAAGGAGGGGCAAAGATGCAAATTAGACAAATACATCAACATGACTTTGCTCAAGTGGACCAGTTAATTAGAACGGCATTTGAAAATAGTGAACATGGTTATGGTAATGAATCAGAGCTAGTAGACCAAATTCGTCTAAGTGATACGTATGACAATACCTTAGAATTAGTAGCTGTTCTTCAAAATGAAGTTGTAGGGCACGGTTTACTAAGTGAAGTTTATCTTGATAACGAGGCACAACGGGAAATTGGATTAGTGTTAGCACCTGTATCTGTTGATATTCATCATCAAAATAAAGGTATTGGGAAGCGATTGATTCAAGCATTAGAACGAGAAGCAATATTAAAAGGATATAATTTTATCAGTGTATTAGGATGGCCGACGTATTATGCCAATCTAGGATATCAACGCGCAAGTATGTACGACATTTATCCACCATATGATGGTATACCAGACGAAGCGTTTTTAATTAAAGAATTAAAAGTGAACAGTTTAGCGGGAAAAACAGGTACCATAAATTACACATCTGCTTTTGAAAAAATATGATTTCAAGCTAGGATTACATTAGGTAGAGTTCATATTAATAATAAAAAATGTTTGCAATCAAATCGTACGTTGTCGTTTGTAATTCTTAAAATAGCAATAAATAAAATGTTTGTTAGTAAAGTATTATTGTGGATAATAAAATATCGATACAAATTAATTGCTATAATGCAATTTTAGTGTATAATTCCATTAACAGAGATTAAATATATCTTTAAAGGGTATATAGTTAATATAAAATGACTTTTTAAAAAGAGGGAATAAAATGAATATGAAGAAAAAAGAAAAACACGCAATTCGGAAAAAATCGATTGGCGTGGCTTCAGTGCTTGTAGGTACGTTAATCGGTTTTGGACTACTCAGCAGTAAAGAAGCAGATGCAAGTGAAAATAGTGTTACGCAATCTGATAGCGCAAGTAACGAAAGCAAAAGTAATGATTCAAGTAGCGTTAGTGCTGCACCTAAAACAGACGACACAAACGTGAGTGATACTAAAACATCGTCAAACACTAATAATGGCGAAACGAGTGTGGCGCAAAATCCAGCACAACAGGAAACGACACAATCATCATCAACAAATGCAACTACGGAAGAAACGCCGGTAACTGGTGAAGCTACTACTACGACAACGAATCAAGCTAATACACCGGCAACAACTCAATCAAGCAATACAAATGCGGAGGAATTAGTGAATCAAACAAGTAATGAAACGACTTCTAATGATACTAATACAGTATCATCTGTAAATTCACCTCAAAATTCTACAAATGCGGAAAATGTTTCAACAACGCAAGATACTTCAACTGAAGCAACACCTTCAAACAATGAATCAGCTCCACAGAGTACAGATGCAAGTAATAAAGATGTAGTTAATCAAGCGGTTAATACAAGTGCGCCTAGAATGAGAGCATTTAGTTTAGCGGCAGTAGCTGCAGATGCACCGGCAGCTGGCACAGATATTACGAATCAGTTGACGAATGTGACAGTTGGTATTGACTCTGGTACGACTGTGTATCCGCACCAAGCAGGTTATGTCAAACTGAATTATGGTTTTTCAGTGCCTAATTCTGCTGTTAAAGGTGACACATTCAAAATAACTGTACCTAAAGAATTAAACTTAAATGGTGTAACTTCAACTGCTAAAGTGCCACCAATTATGGCTGGAGATCAAGTATTGGCAAATGGTGTAATCGATAGTGATGGTAATGTTATTTATACATTTACAGACTATGTAAATACTAAAGATGATGTAAAAGCAACTTTGACCATGCCCGCTTATATTGACCCTGAAAATGTTAAAAAGACAGGTAATGTGACATTGGCTACTGGCATAGGTAGTACAACAGCAAACAAAACAGTATTAGTAGATTATGAAAAATATGGTAAGTTTTATAACTTATCTATTAAAGGTACAATTGACCAAATCGATAAAACAAATAATACGTATCGTCAGACAATTTATGTCAATCCAAGTGGAGATAACGTTATTGCGCCGGTTTTAACAGGTAATTTAAAACCAAATACGGATAGTAATGCATTAATAGATCAGCAAAATACAAGTATTAAAGTATATAAAGTAGATAATGCAGCTGATTTATCTGAAAGTTACTTTGTGAATCCAGAAAACTTTGAGGATGTCACTAATAGTGTGAATATTACATTCCCAAATCCAAATCAATATAAAGTAGAGTTTAATACGCCTGATGATCAAATTACAACACCGTATATAGTAGTTGTTAATGGTCATATTGATCCGAATAGCAAAGGTGATTTAGCTTTACGTTCAACTTTATATGGGTATAACTCGAATATAATTTGGCGCTCTATGTCATGGGACAACGAAGTAGCATTTAATAACGGATCAGGTTCTGGTGACGGTATCGATAAACCAGTTGTTCCTGAACAACCTGATGAGCCTGGTGAAATTGAACCAATTCCAGAGGATTCAGATTCTGACCCAGGTTCAGATTCTGGCAGCGATTCTAATTCAGATAGCGGTTCAGATTCGGGTAGTGATTCTACATCAGATAGTGGTTCAGATTCAGCGAGTGATTCAGATTCAGCAAGTGATTCAGACTCAGCGAGTGATTCAGATTCAGCAAGCGATTCCGACTCAGCGAGCGATTCCGACTCAGACAATGACTCGGATTCAGATAGCGATTCTGACTCAGACAGTGACTCAGATTCCGACAGTGACTCAGATTCAGATAGCGATTCTGACTCAGACAGTGACTCAGATTCAGATAGCGATTCAGATTCAGATAGCGATTCAGATTCCGACAGTGATTCCGACTCAGACAGCGATTCTGACTCCGACAGTGATTCCGACTCAGACAGCGATTCAGATTCCGACAGTGATTCCGACTCAGATAGCGATTCAGATTCCGACAGTGACTCAGATTCCGACAGTGACTCGGATTCAGATAGCGATTCAGATTCCGACAGTGACTCAGATTCCGACAGTGACTCAGACTCAGACAGTGATTCGGATTCAGCGAGTGATTCGGATTCAGATAGTGATTCCGACTCCGACAGTGACTCGGATTCAGATAGCGACTCAGACTCGGATAGCGACTCGGATTCAGATAGCGATTCGGACTCAGATAGCGATTCAGAATCAGACAGCGATTCAGAATCAGACAGCGATTCAGATTCAGACAGCGACTCAGACAGTGACTCAGATTCAGATAGTGACTCGGATTCAGCGAGTGATTCAGACTCAGGTAGTGACTCCGATTCATCAAGTGATTCCGACTCAGAAAGTGATTCAAATAGCGATTCCGAGTCAGTTTCTAACAATAATGTAGTTCCGCCTAATTCACCTAAAAATGGTACTAATGCTTCTAATAAAAATGAGGCTAAAGATAGTAAAGAACCATTACCAGATACAGGTTCTGAAGATGAAGCAAATACGTCACTAATTTGGGGATTATTAGCATCAATAGGTTCATTACTACTTTTCAGAAGAAAAAAAGAAAATAAAGATAAGAAATAAGTAATAATGATATTAAATTAATCATATGATTCATGAAGAAGCCACCTTAAAAGGTGGCTTTTTTACTTGGATTTTCCAAATATATTGTTTGAATATAATTAATAATTAATTCATCAACAGTTAATTATTTTAAAAAGGTAGATGTTATATAATTTGGCTTGGCGAAAAAATAGGGTGTAAGGTAGGTTGTTAATTAGGGAAAATTAAGGAGAAAATACAGTTGAAAAATAAATTGCTAGTTTTATCATTGGGAGCATTATGTGTATCACAAATTTGGGAAAGTAATCGTGCGAGTGCAGTGGTTTCTGGGGAGAAGAATCCATATGTATCTAGTCGTTGAAACTGACTAATAATAAAAATAAATCTAGAACAGTAGAAGAGTATAAGAAAAGCTTGGATGATTTAATATGGTCCTTTCCAAACTTAGATAATGAAAGATTTGATAATCCTGAATATAAAGAAGCTATGAAAAAATATCAACAGAGATTTATGGCTGAAGATGAGGCTTTGAAGAAATTTTTTAGTGAAGAGAAAAAAATAAAAAATGGAAATACTGATAATTTAGATTATCTAGGATTATCTCATGAAAGATATGAAAGTGTATTTAATACTTTGAAAAAACAAAGTGAGGAGTTCTTAAAAGAAATTGAAGATATAAAAAAAGATAACCCTGAATTGAAAGACTTTAATGAAGAGGAGCAATTAAAGTGCGACTTAGAATTAAACAAATTAGAAAATCAGATATTAATGTTAGGTAAAACATTTTATCAAAACTATAGAGATGATGTTGAAAGTTTATATAGTAAGTTAGATTTAATTATGGGATATAAAGATGAAGAAAGAGCAAATAAAAAAGCAGTTAACAAAAGGATGTTAGAAAATAAAAAAGAAGACTTAGAAACCATAATTGATGAATTTTTTAGTGATATAGATAAAACAAGACCTAATAATATTCCTGTTTTAGAAGATGAAAAACAAGAAGAGAAAAATCATAAAAATATGGCTCAATTAAAATCTGACACTGAAGCAGCAAAAAGTGATGAATCAAAAAGAAGCAAGAGAAGTAAAAGAAGTTTAAATACTCAAAATCACAAACCTGCATCTCAAGAAGTTTCTGAACAACAAAAAGCTGAATATGATAAAAGAGCAGAAGAAAGAAAAGCGAGATTTTTGGATAATCAAAAAATTAAGAAAACACCTGTAGTGTCATTAGAATATGATTTTGAGCATAAACAACGTATTGACAACGAAAACGACAAGAAACTTGTGGTTTCTGCACCAACAAAGAAACCAACATCACCGACTACATATACTGAAACAACGACACAGGTACCAATGCCTACAGTTGAGCGTCAAACTCAGCAACAAATTATTTATAATGCACCAAAACAATTGGCTGGATTAAATGGTGAAAGTCATGATTTCACAACAACGCATCAATCACCAACAACTTCAAATCACACGCATAATAATGTTGTTGAATTTGAAGAAACGTCTGCTTTACCTGGTAGAAAATCAGGATCACTGGTTGGTATAAGTCAAATTGATTCTTCTCATCTAACTGAACGTGAGAAGCGTGTAATTAAGCGTGAACACGTTAGAGAAGCTCAAAAGTTAGTTGATAATTATAAAGATACACATAGTTATAAAGACCGAATAAATGCACAACAAAAAGTAAATACTTTAAGTGAAGGTCATCAAAAACGTTTTAATAAACAAATCAATAAAGTATATAATGGCAAATAATTAATGCATGGCTGCAAAGCAAATAATGAGTTTGTCGTAAAAATAACAACATTTTAAACTAGCAATAAATAATATCAAAGTCATCATTTCAATGATGCAATCTAGTATAGTCCACATTCTAAACAGGTGTGGACTATTACTTTTTTCACTTTATATTACGAAAAAATTATTATGCTTAACTATCAATATCAATAATTAATTTTAAGCTGAAAAACAATAAAAATGTTAAGACAACGTTTACTTCAAGTTAATTATTATACTGAAAATTCTGGTATATAATGCTGTTAGTGAATATAACAGGGAAATTATATTGGTTATAATATTGAGTCTATATAAAGGAGAAATAACAGATGAAAAAGAAATTATTAGTTTTAACTATGAGCACGCTATTTGCTACACAAATTATGAATTCAAATCACGCTAAAGCATCAGTGACAGAGAGTGTTGACAAAAAATTTGTAGTTCCAGAATCAGGAATTAATAAAATTATTCCAGCTTACGATGAATTTAAGAATTCGCCAAAAGTAAATGTTAGTAATTTAACTGACAATAAAAACTTTGTAGCTTCTGAAGATAAATTGAATAAGATTGCAGATTCATCGGCAGCTAGTAAAATTGTAGATAAAAACTTTGTCGTACCAGAATCAAAGTTAGGAAACATTGTGCCAGAGTACAAAGAAATCAATAATCGCGTGAATGTAGCAACAAACAATCCAGCTTCACAACAAGTTGATAAGCATTTTGTTGCTAAAGGCCCAGAAGTAAATAGATTTATTACGCAAAACAAAGTAAACCACCACTTCATTACTACGCAAACCCACTACAAGAAAGTTATTACTTCATACAAATCAACACATGTACATAAACATGTAAATCATGCAAAGGATTCTATTAATAAACACTTTATTGTTAAACCATCAGAATCGCCTAGATATACACATCCATCTCAATCTTTAATTATCAAGCATCATTTTGCAGTTCCTGGATATCACGCGCATAAATTTGTTACACCAGGGCATGCTAGCATTAAAATTAATCACTTTTGTGTTGTGCCACAAATAAATAGTTTCAAGGTAATTCCACCATATGGTCACAATTCACATCGTATGCATGTACCAAGTTTCCAAAATAACACAACAGCAACACATCAAAATGCTAAAGTAAATAAAGCATATGACTATAAATACTTCTATTCTTATAAAGTAGTTAAAGGTGTGAAGAAATATTTCTCATTTTCACAATCAAATGGTTATAAAATTGGGAAACCATCATTAAATATCAAAAATGTAAATTATCAATATGCTGTTCCAAGTTATAGCCCTACACACTACGTTCCTGAATTTAAGGGTAGCTTACCAGCACCACGAGTATAAAAATTGGCACTAAGTTTACGAGATAT
The genomic region above belongs to Staphylococcus aureus and contains:
- the smpB gene encoding SsrA-binding protein SmpB, which produces MAKKKSPGTLAENRKARHDYNIEDTIEAGIVLQGTEIKSIRRGSANLKDSYAQVKNGEMYLNNMHIAPYEEGNRFNHDPLRSRKLLLHKREIIKLGDQTREIGYSIVPLKLYLKHGHCKVLLGVARGKKKYDKRQALKEKAVKRDVARDMKARY
- the rnr gene encoding ribonuclease R, whose amino-acid sequence is MNLKQSIEEIINQPEYEPMSVSDFQDALGLSSADSFRDLIKVLVELEQSGLIERTKTDRYQKKHSYRGQSKLIKGTLSQNKKGFAFLRPEDEDMEDIFIPPTKINRALDGDTVIVEIHQSKGEHKGKIEGEVKSIEKHSVTQVVGTYSEARHFGFVIPDDKRIMQDIFIPKGQSLGAVDGHKVLVQITKYADGSDNPEGHISAILGHKNDPGVDILSIIYQHGIEIEFPDEVLQEAEAVPDHIENTEIKGRHDLRDELTITIDGADAKDLDDAISVKKLANGNTQLTVSIADVSYYVTEGSALDKEAYDRATSVYLVDRVIPMIPHRLSNGICSLNPNVDRLTLSCRMEIDASGRVVKHEIFDSVIHSDYRMTYDAVNQIITEKDPNIREQYNEITPMLDLAQDLSNRLIQMRKRRGEIDFDISEAKVLVNEDGIPTDVQLRQRGEGERLIESFMLIANETVAEHFSKLDVPFIYRVHEQPKSDRLRQFFDFITNFGIMIKGTGEDIHPTTLQKVQEEVEGRPEQMVISTMMLRSMQQAHYDDVNLGHFGLSAEYYTHFTSPIRRYPDLTVHRLIRKYLIEKSMDNKEVKRWEDKLPELAEHTSKRERRAIEAERDTDELKKAEYMIQHIGDEFEGIVSSVANFGMFIELPNTIEGMVHIANMTDDYYRFEERQMALIGERQAKVFRIGDTVKVKVTHVDVDERLIDFQIVGMPLPKNDRSQRPARGKTIQAKTRGKSLDKSKSDDKGRKKKGKQRKGKNQRNNDKSGNSKHKPFYKDKSVKKKARRKKK
- the clfA gene encoding MSCRAMM family adhesin clumping factor ClfA, translated to MNMKKKEKHAIRKKSIGVASVLVGTLIGFGLLSSKEADASENSVTQSDSASNESKSNDSSSVSAAPKTDDTNVSDTKTSSNTNNGETSVAQNPAQQETTQSSSTNATTEETPVTGEATTTTTNQANTPATTQSSNTNAEELVNQTSNETTSNDTNTVSSVNSPQNSTNAENVSTTQDTSTEATPSNNESAPQSTDASNKDVVNQAVNTSAPRMRAFSLAAVAADAPAAGTDITNQLTNVTVGIDSGTTVYPHQAGYVKLNYGFSVPNSAVKGDTFKITVPKELNLNGVTSTAKVPPIMAGDQVLANGVIDSDGNVIYTFTDYVNTKDDVKATLTMPAYIDPENVKKTGNVTLATGIGSTTANKTVLVDYEKYGKFYNLSIKGTIDQIDKTNNTYRQTIYVNPSGDNVIAPVLTGNLKPNTDSNALIDQQNTSIKVYKVDNAADLSESYFVNPENFEDVTNSVNITFPNPNQYKVEFNTPDDQITTPYIVVVNGHIDPNSKGDLALRSTLYGYNSNIIWRSMSWDNEVAFNNGSGSGDGIDKPVVPEQPDEPGEIEPIPEDSDSDPGSDSGSDSNSDSGSDSGSDSTSDSGSDSASDSDSASDSDSASDSDSASDSDSASDSDSDNDSDSDSDSDSDSDSDSDSDSDSDSDSDSDSDSDSDSDSDSDSDSDSDSDSDSDSDSDSDSDSDSDSDSDSDSDSDSDSDSDSDSDSDSDSDSDSDSDSDSDSDSDSDSDSDSDSDSDSASDSDSDSDSDSDSDSDSDSDSDSDSDSDSDSDSDSDSDSESDSDSESDSDSDSDSDSDSDSDSDSDSDSASDSDSGSDSDSSSDSDSESDSNSDSESVSNNNVVPPNSPKNGTNASNKNEAKDSKEPLPDTGSEDEANTSLIWGLLASIGSLLLFRRKKENKDKK
- a CDS encoding DUF5067 domain-containing protein; the encoded protein is MKKVMGILLASTLILGACGHHQDSAKKESTSHKKKENDNEELNEELKEFKSKKNMDIKIKGDTIVSDKFEAKIKEPFIINEKDEKKKYIAFKMEITAKKDDKDLNPSSISHDYINITQDDKNTVNKLRDGYLLSDKKYKDWTEHNQDQIKKGKTAQAMFIYELRGDGNINLNVHKYSEDKTVDSKSFKFSKLKTEDFSHRAETREEVEKKEKEFEEEYKKEQEREKEKEKQKDDDHSGLDEV
- the emp gene encoding extracellular matrix protein-binding adhesin Emp; its protein translation is MKKKLLVLTMSTLFATQIMNSNHAKASVTESVDKKFVVPESGINKIIPAYDEFKNSPKVNVSNLTDNKNFVASEDKLNKIADSSAASKIVDKNFVVPESKLGNIVPEYKEINNRVNVATNNPASQQVDKHFVAKGPEVNRFITQNKVNHHFITTQTHYKKVITSYKSTHVHKHVNHAKDSINKHFIVKPSESPRYTHPSQSLIIKHHFAVPGYHAHKFVTPGHASIKINHFCVVPQINSFKVIPPYGHNSHRMHVPSFQNNTTATHQNAKVNKAYDYKYFYSYKVVKGVKKYFSFSQSNGYKIGKPSLNIKNVNYQYAVPSYSPTHYVPEFKGSLPAPRV
- a CDS encoding GNAT family N-acetyltransferase, translating into MQIRQIHQHDFAQVDQLIRTAFENSEHGYGNESELVDQIRLSDTYDNTLELVAVLQNEVVGHGLLSEVYLDNEAQREIGLVLAPVSVDIHHQNKGIGKRLIQALEREAILKGYNFISVLGWPTYYANLGYQRASMYDIYPPYDGIPDEAFLIKELKVNSLAGKTGTINYTSAFEKI